The following coding sequences are from one Syngnathus acus chromosome 14, fSynAcu1.2, whole genome shotgun sequence window:
- the slc37a2 gene encoding glucose-6-phosphate exchanger SLC37A2 isoform X3, translating into MKASLAPGIRCITSFSRDSWYRGFILFLTFLFYTAYHLSRKPISIVKSELHRNCSGVIRPADVNITNNVTWCDWAPFDQDNYKTLFGVLDNSFLVAYAIGMFFSGIFGERLPLRYYLSFGMLMSGLFTCLFGLGFYWKIHSLGYYAVIQVFNGLMQTTGWPAVVACVGNWFGKGKRGFIMGVWNSHTSVGNILGSLIAGVFVSSAWGLSFIVPGIIIASTGVLCFFFLVEKPEDVNCSPPQHHSPSHVANGSVVVDTPDNSAGHSEAISFYGALSIPGVVEFSLCLLFAKLVSYTFLYWLPLYISNVAHFEAKEAGDMSTLFDVGGIVGGIMAGLVSDYTGGRATTCCVMLLVAAPMLFLYNHIGQRSLGTTIGMLLLCGALVNGPYALITTAVSADLGTHESLRGNSRALSTVTAIIDGTGSVGAALGPLLAGLISPSGWNNVFYMLISADVLACLFLARLVYKEAQGWCGRIPRIRGYKET; encoded by the exons ATGAAGGCTTCCCTGGCCCCCGGGATTCGTTGCATCACGTCTTTTTCTCGGGATAGCTG GTATCGAGGCTTCATCCTGTTCCTCACCTTCCTCTTCTACACCGCCTACCACCTGTCTCGGAAGCCCATCAGCATCGTCAAG AGCGAACTCCACCGAAACTGCAGCGGCGTCATTCGCCCGGCCGACGTCAACATCACCAACAATGTCACCTGGTGCGACTGGGCTCCTTTTG ACCAGGACAACTACAAGACACTCTTTGGGGTGTTGGACAACTCCTTCCTGGTGGCCTACGCCATCGGCATGTTTTTCAG TGGGATATTCGGGGAGCGCCTGCCGCTACGTTACTACCTGAGTTTTGGCATGCTGATGAGCGGCTTGTTCACCTGTCTGTTCGGCCTCGGGTTCTACTGGAAAATCCATTCCTTGGGCTACTACGCCGTCATCCAG GTGTTCAACGGCTTGATGCAGACTACCGGCTGGCCGGCTGTGGTGGCCTGCGTGGGCAACTGGTTCGGAAAAGGGAA GCGCGGCTTCATCATGGGCGTGTGGAACTCGCATACATCGGTGGGCAACATCCTGGGCTCACTCATCGCCGGCGTCTTCGTCTCGTCGGCGTGGGGCCTCTCCTTCATCGTGCCGGGCATCATCATCGCCTCCACCGGCGTCCTTTGCTTCTTCTTTCTGGTCGAGA AACCCGAAGACGTCAACTGCAGCCCTCCTCAGCATCAC AGTCCGTCGCACGTGGCCAACGGTTCCGTCGTCGTCGACACGCCCGACAACTCCGCCGGACACTCGGAGGCCATCAGCTTCTACGGAGCCCTCAGCATACCC GGCGTGGTGGAGTTCTCGCTGTGTCTGCTCTTCGCCAAGCTCGTCAGCTACACGTTCCTCTACTGGCTGCCGCTCTACATCTCCAACGTCG CGCATTTCGAGGCCAAAGAAGCCGGAGACATGTCTACGCTTTTTGACGTGGGAGGAATTGTGG GCGGCATCATGGCGGGCCTCGTGTCCGACTACACCGGCGGGCGAGCCACCACGTGTTGCGTCATGCTGCTCGTCGCCGCACCCATG CTTTTCCTCTACAACCACATCGGACAACGAAGCCTCGGCACCACGATTG GCATGCTCTTGCTTTGCGGGGCCTTGGTCAACGGGCCGTACGCCCTCATCACCACTGCCGTATCTGCCGACCTG ggCACACACGAGAGCCTGAGAGGCAACTCCAGGGCATTGTCCACGGTGACGGCCATCATCGACGGAACGGGATCAGTGG GGGCGGCGCTGGGCCCTCTTTTGGCCGGGCTCATTTCGCCGTCGGGCTGGAACAACGTCTTCTACATGCTCATCTCCGCCGATGTGCTGGCTTGTTTG TTTCTGGCCAGGCTCGTTTACAAGGAAGCTCAAGGTTGGTGCGGACGCATCCCGAGAATCAGAGG GTACAAGGAAACTTAA
- the pou2f3 gene encoding POU domain, class 2, transcription factor 3: MSADTLEQSDTQGEQTKLKGSGFHRSIKTEDINDSSHLISSLKTCHMTQSPSMHASHMTGDLTSLHSMHSMVLMPPSHLSSPSPFLLSQNGPSHQALLQQNLMSLPGQNQNGLLHHQPGLALTPQAMSRSGLVGPSLDNHMDMSHLQMVKQMALPPQEEPSDLEELEQFAKAFKQRRIKLGFTQGDVGLAMGKLYGNDFSQTTISRFEALNLSFKNMCKLKPLLEKWLNDAENSPSDCMSSAASLPPLMEGYGRKRKKRTSIETNIKLTLEKRFLDNPKPNSEEITLISEELAMEKEVVRVWFCNRRQKEKRIYCPVTSLPVNSRMATAMSRPYSPLASGGVSSNSSPNCLSREVSPVGLSMSSGSLTSHINLPPSYSAPGEWGRWNSIGYHH, translated from the exons AGCTTAAAGGATCTGGATTCCACCGATCA ATCAAGACCGAGGACATCAACGACTCATCCCACCTGATTTCCTCGCTGAAGACATGTCACATGACGCAAAGTCCGTCCATGCACGCTTCGCACATGACTGGG GACCTGACGTCCCTGCACAGCATGCACAGCATGGTCCTGATGCCCCCGTCTCACCTGTCGTCTCCGTCCCCCTTCCTGCTGTCCCAGAACGGCCCCAGTCATCAAG CCCTTCTGCAGCAGAACCTGATGTCGCTGCCGGGGCAGAACCAGAACGGTCTCCTGCATCACCAGCCCGGCCTGGCTTTGACTCCGCAG GCGATGAGTCGTTCGGGCCTGGTGGGCCCCTCGCTGGACAACCACATGGACATGTCCCACCTGCAGATGGTCAAACAAATGGCGCTGCCGCCCCAGGAAGAACCCAGCGatctggaggagctggagcagTTTGCCAAGGCCTTCAAGCAGAGACGCATCAAACTGGGCTTCACGCAG GGCGACGTGGGCCTGGCCATGGGCAAGCTGTACGGCAACGACTTCAGCCAGACCACCATCTCCCGCTTCGAGGCTCTTAACTTGAGCTTCAAGAACATGTGCAAGCTCAAACCTCTGCTGGAAAAGTGGCTGAACGACGCAG AGAACTCCCCTTCCGACTGCATGAGCAGCGCCGCCTCCCTGCCGCCGCTGATGGAAGGCTACGGCCGCAAGCGTAAAAAGAGGACCAGCATTGAGACCAACATCAAGCTCACGCTGGAGAAGCGCTTCCTTGAC AACCCCAAGCCCAACTCCGAGGAGATCACGCTGATTTCCGAGGAGCTGGCCATGGAGAAGGAGGTAGTCCGGGTTTGGTTCTGCAACCGGCGCCAGAAGGAGAAGCGGATCTACTGCCCGGTCACTAGCTTGCCCGTCAACTCCAGGATG GCCACCGCAATGTCGCGACCGTACAGCCCGCTAGCTTCAGGCGGAG TTTCTTCCAATTCATCTCCCAATTGCTTGAGCCGGGAAGTTTCCCCCGTCGGCCTGTCCATGTCCTCGGGCTCATTAACGTCTCACATCAACCTGCCGCCGTCTTACAGCGCTCCAGG ggAATGGGGCCGTTGGAATTCGATCGGCTATCACCACTGA
- the ccdc15 gene encoding coiled-coil domain-containing protein 15 isoform X1 has product MLANRATMAKKTRKIAVNKRGKEYVFSKMLAERNQPIVAVGAWVEDGQEFEEHPCDLASYTDELQAEKQRENEETLRRFQAQVRHRVAVIGKRKRQEAHSLASVNMGIPKHVPGKANINEVRDSTRQVRLKLAACQTSQSTDETSESSTDSSKISLARHMTECGDLREEEEEDFEDDDEEEDEYRSHLRRPVSSCKSGLTSACEWDAAMSDSRISKILWTLQDQEELRRQRQLQFLMHRRHYMNVERQRVKENNQHRKHLKKTARIKADKEKARLEEERQLERTRHLTHVRQHLEEREMLILERLKLEDVERAAYREKRKRETKKGIVTTRYIDALRSQVRDRMADKKLDLPPLCCCASSFWDSHPDTCANNCVFHNNPKEYAQALHAAVSSLDLK; this is encoded by the exons ATGCTCGCTAACCGGGCGACAATGGCGAAAAAGACTCGGAAGATCGCTGTCAACAAGCGGGGGAAAGAATACGTATTCAGCAAGATGTTGGCCGAGCGGAACCAGCCGATCGTGGCCGTGGGAGCCTGGGTGGAGGATGGCCAAGAGTTTGAAGAGCATCCGTGT GACTTGGCTTCTTACACTGACGAGCTCCAGGCGGAGAAGCAGAGGGAGAATGAAGAAACCCTGCGAAGATTTCAAGCGCAAGTGCGCCATCGTGTGGCGGTAATCGGCAAGAGGAAGCGACAGGAAGCACATTCACTG GCTTCTGTTAACATGGGAATCCCAAAACATGTGCCAGGAAAGGCAAACATAAATGAG GTCCGTGACAGTACGAGACAGGTCCGACTCAAACTGGCAGCATGCCAGACCAGCCAGTCCACCGACGAGAcgtcagagtcttccacagaCAGCTCCAAGATCTCGCTCGCCAGACAT ATGACTGAATGTGGCGAcctgagggaggaggaggaggaggattttgaagatgatgatgaagaggaagatgaaTACAGAAGCCACCTTAGACGCCCAGTAAGCAGTTGCAAATCTGGTTTG ACAAGTGCATGCGAGTGGGACGCGGCGATGTCTGACTCGAGAATCTCGAAGATCCTTTGGACTTTACAGGACCAGGAGGAGTTGAGAAGACAG CGCCAGTTGCAGTTCCTGATGCACCGCCGCCACTACATGAACGTCGAGCGGCAGCGcgtcaaagaaaacaaccaGCACCGGAAGCACCTGAAGAAGACAGCGAG GATCAAAGCGGACAAGGAAAAGGCTCGCCTGGAAGAGGAGCGGCAGCTGGAGCGTACCCGGCACCTCACGCATGTCCGGCAGCACCTAGAGGAGCGAGAGATGCTCATCCTGGAGCGCCTCAAGCTGGAGGACGTAGAGAGAGCGGCCTATCGTGAGaagaggaaacgggaaaccaAGAAAGGGATAGTGACCACCAG GTACATCGATGCTCTGAGATCCCAAGTGCGGGACCGAATGGCTGACAAGAAGTTGGACCTGCCACCACTGTGCTGCTGTGCGTCCTCTTTCTGGGACTCGCACCCCGACACTTGCGCCAACAACTGCGTCTTCCACAACAATCCCAAAG AGTACGCGCAGGCACTACATGCAGCTGTGTCCAGTTTGgatttaaagtaa
- the ccdc15 gene encoding coiled-coil domain-containing protein 15 isoform X2: protein MLANRATMAKKTRKIAVNKRGKEYVFSKMLAERNQPIVAVGAWVEDGQEFEEHPCDLASYTDELQAEKQRENEETLRRFQAQVRHRVAVIGKRKRQASVNMGIPKHVPGKANINEVRDSTRQVRLKLAACQTSQSTDETSESSTDSSKISLARHMTECGDLREEEEEDFEDDDEEEDEYRSHLRRPVSSCKSGLTSACEWDAAMSDSRISKILWTLQDQEELRRQRQLQFLMHRRHYMNVERQRVKENNQHRKHLKKTARIKADKEKARLEEERQLERTRHLTHVRQHLEEREMLILERLKLEDVERAAYREKRKRETKKGIVTTRYIDALRSQVRDRMADKKLDLPPLCCCASSFWDSHPDTCANNCVFHNNPKEYAQALHAAVSSLDLK, encoded by the exons ATGCTCGCTAACCGGGCGACAATGGCGAAAAAGACTCGGAAGATCGCTGTCAACAAGCGGGGGAAAGAATACGTATTCAGCAAGATGTTGGCCGAGCGGAACCAGCCGATCGTGGCCGTGGGAGCCTGGGTGGAGGATGGCCAAGAGTTTGAAGAGCATCCGTGT GACTTGGCTTCTTACACTGACGAGCTCCAGGCGGAGAAGCAGAGGGAGAATGAAGAAACCCTGCGAAGATTTCAAGCGCAAGTGCGCCATCGTGTGGCGGTAATCGGCAAGAGGAAGCGACAG GCTTCTGTTAACATGGGAATCCCAAAACATGTGCCAGGAAAGGCAAACATAAATGAG GTCCGTGACAGTACGAGACAGGTCCGACTCAAACTGGCAGCATGCCAGACCAGCCAGTCCACCGACGAGAcgtcagagtcttccacagaCAGCTCCAAGATCTCGCTCGCCAGACAT ATGACTGAATGTGGCGAcctgagggaggaggaggaggaggattttgaagatgatgatgaagaggaagatgaaTACAGAAGCCACCTTAGACGCCCAGTAAGCAGTTGCAAATCTGGTTTG ACAAGTGCATGCGAGTGGGACGCGGCGATGTCTGACTCGAGAATCTCGAAGATCCTTTGGACTTTACAGGACCAGGAGGAGTTGAGAAGACAG CGCCAGTTGCAGTTCCTGATGCACCGCCGCCACTACATGAACGTCGAGCGGCAGCGcgtcaaagaaaacaaccaGCACCGGAAGCACCTGAAGAAGACAGCGAG GATCAAAGCGGACAAGGAAAAGGCTCGCCTGGAAGAGGAGCGGCAGCTGGAGCGTACCCGGCACCTCACGCATGTCCGGCAGCACCTAGAGGAGCGAGAGATGCTCATCCTGGAGCGCCTCAAGCTGGAGGACGTAGAGAGAGCGGCCTATCGTGAGaagaggaaacgggaaaccaAGAAAGGGATAGTGACCACCAG GTACATCGATGCTCTGAGATCCCAAGTGCGGGACCGAATGGCTGACAAGAAGTTGGACCTGCCACCACTGTGCTGCTGTGCGTCCTCTTTCTGGGACTCGCACCCCGACACTTGCGCCAACAACTGCGTCTTCCACAACAATCCCAAAG AGTACGCGCAGGCACTACATGCAGCTGTGTCCAGTTTGgatttaaagtaa
- the slc37a2 gene encoding glucose-6-phosphate exchanger SLC37A2 isoform X1, with product MKASLAPGIRCITSFSRDSWYRGFILFLTFLFYTAYHLSRKPISIVKSELHRNCSGVIRPADVNITNNVTWCDWAPFDQDNYKTLFGVLDNSFLVAYAIGMFFSGIFGERLPLRYYLSFGMLMSGLFTCLFGLGFYWKIHSLGYYAVIQVFNGLMQTTGWPAVVACVGNWFGKGKRGFIMGVWNSHTSVGNILGSLIAGVFVSSAWGLSFIVPGIIIASTGVLCFFFLVEKPEDVNCSPPQHHNDSENESGETEPLLQSPSHVANGSVVVDTPDNSAGHSEAISFYGALSIPGVVEFSLCLLFAKLVSYTFLYWLPLYISNVAHFEAKEAGDMSTLFDVGGIVGGIMAGLVSDYTGGRATTCCVMLLVAAPMLFLYNHIGQRSLGTTIGMLLLCGALVNGPYALITTAVSADLGTHESLRGNSRALSTVTAIIDGTGSVGAALGPLLAGLISPSGWNNVFYMLISADVLACLFLARLVYKEAQGWCGRIPRIRGYKET from the exons ATGAAGGCTTCCCTGGCCCCCGGGATTCGTTGCATCACGTCTTTTTCTCGGGATAGCTG GTATCGAGGCTTCATCCTGTTCCTCACCTTCCTCTTCTACACCGCCTACCACCTGTCTCGGAAGCCCATCAGCATCGTCAAG AGCGAACTCCACCGAAACTGCAGCGGCGTCATTCGCCCGGCCGACGTCAACATCACCAACAATGTCACCTGGTGCGACTGGGCTCCTTTTG ACCAGGACAACTACAAGACACTCTTTGGGGTGTTGGACAACTCCTTCCTGGTGGCCTACGCCATCGGCATGTTTTTCAG TGGGATATTCGGGGAGCGCCTGCCGCTACGTTACTACCTGAGTTTTGGCATGCTGATGAGCGGCTTGTTCACCTGTCTGTTCGGCCTCGGGTTCTACTGGAAAATCCATTCCTTGGGCTACTACGCCGTCATCCAG GTGTTCAACGGCTTGATGCAGACTACCGGCTGGCCGGCTGTGGTGGCCTGCGTGGGCAACTGGTTCGGAAAAGGGAA GCGCGGCTTCATCATGGGCGTGTGGAACTCGCATACATCGGTGGGCAACATCCTGGGCTCACTCATCGCCGGCGTCTTCGTCTCGTCGGCGTGGGGCCTCTCCTTCATCGTGCCGGGCATCATCATCGCCTCCACCGGCGTCCTTTGCTTCTTCTTTCTGGTCGAGA AACCCGAAGACGTCAACTGCAGCCCTCCTCAGCATCAC AACGACTCGGAAAATGAAAGTGGTGAGACCGAGCCTCTCCTGCAGAGTCCGTCGCACGTGGCCAACGGTTCCGTCGTCGTCGACACGCCCGACAACTCCGCCGGACACTCGGAGGCCATCAGCTTCTACGGAGCCCTCAGCATACCC GGCGTGGTGGAGTTCTCGCTGTGTCTGCTCTTCGCCAAGCTCGTCAGCTACACGTTCCTCTACTGGCTGCCGCTCTACATCTCCAACGTCG CGCATTTCGAGGCCAAAGAAGCCGGAGACATGTCTACGCTTTTTGACGTGGGAGGAATTGTGG GCGGCATCATGGCGGGCCTCGTGTCCGACTACACCGGCGGGCGAGCCACCACGTGTTGCGTCATGCTGCTCGTCGCCGCACCCATG CTTTTCCTCTACAACCACATCGGACAACGAAGCCTCGGCACCACGATTG GCATGCTCTTGCTTTGCGGGGCCTTGGTCAACGGGCCGTACGCCCTCATCACCACTGCCGTATCTGCCGACCTG ggCACACACGAGAGCCTGAGAGGCAACTCCAGGGCATTGTCCACGGTGACGGCCATCATCGACGGAACGGGATCAGTGG GGGCGGCGCTGGGCCCTCTTTTGGCCGGGCTCATTTCGCCGTCGGGCTGGAACAACGTCTTCTACATGCTCATCTCCGCCGATGTGCTGGCTTGTTTG TTTCTGGCCAGGCTCGTTTACAAGGAAGCTCAAGGTTGGTGCGGACGCATCCCGAGAATCAGAGG GTACAAGGAAACTTAA
- the slc37a2 gene encoding glucose-6-phosphate exchanger SLC37A2 isoform X2 translates to MKASLAPGIRCITSFSRDSWYRGFILFLTFLFYTAYHLSRKPISIVKSELHRNCSGVIRPADVNITNNVTWCDWAPFDQDNYKTLFGVLDNSFLVAYAIGMFFSGIFGERLPLRYYLSFGMLMSGLFTCLFGLGFYWKIHSLGYYAVIQVFNGLMQTTGWPAVVACVGNWFGKGKRGFIMGVWNSHTSVGNILGSLIAGVFVSSAWGLSFIVPGIIIASTGVLCFFFLVEKPEDVNCSPPQHHVSINRAGELSPSHVANGSVVVDTPDNSAGHSEAISFYGALSIPGVVEFSLCLLFAKLVSYTFLYWLPLYISNVAHFEAKEAGDMSTLFDVGGIVGGIMAGLVSDYTGGRATTCCVMLLVAAPMLFLYNHIGQRSLGTTIGMLLLCGALVNGPYALITTAVSADLGTHESLRGNSRALSTVTAIIDGTGSVGAALGPLLAGLISPSGWNNVFYMLISADVLACLFLARLVYKEAQGWCGRIPRIRGYKET, encoded by the exons ATGAAGGCTTCCCTGGCCCCCGGGATTCGTTGCATCACGTCTTTTTCTCGGGATAGCTG GTATCGAGGCTTCATCCTGTTCCTCACCTTCCTCTTCTACACCGCCTACCACCTGTCTCGGAAGCCCATCAGCATCGTCAAG AGCGAACTCCACCGAAACTGCAGCGGCGTCATTCGCCCGGCCGACGTCAACATCACCAACAATGTCACCTGGTGCGACTGGGCTCCTTTTG ACCAGGACAACTACAAGACACTCTTTGGGGTGTTGGACAACTCCTTCCTGGTGGCCTACGCCATCGGCATGTTTTTCAG TGGGATATTCGGGGAGCGCCTGCCGCTACGTTACTACCTGAGTTTTGGCATGCTGATGAGCGGCTTGTTCACCTGTCTGTTCGGCCTCGGGTTCTACTGGAAAATCCATTCCTTGGGCTACTACGCCGTCATCCAG GTGTTCAACGGCTTGATGCAGACTACCGGCTGGCCGGCTGTGGTGGCCTGCGTGGGCAACTGGTTCGGAAAAGGGAA GCGCGGCTTCATCATGGGCGTGTGGAACTCGCATACATCGGTGGGCAACATCCTGGGCTCACTCATCGCCGGCGTCTTCGTCTCGTCGGCGTGGGGCCTCTCCTTCATCGTGCCGGGCATCATCATCGCCTCCACCGGCGTCCTTTGCTTCTTCTTTCTGGTCGAGA AACCCGAAGACGTCAACTGCAGCCCTCCTCAGCATCACGTGAGCATCAACAGGGCCGGCGAGCTT AGTCCGTCGCACGTGGCCAACGGTTCCGTCGTCGTCGACACGCCCGACAACTCCGCCGGACACTCGGAGGCCATCAGCTTCTACGGAGCCCTCAGCATACCC GGCGTGGTGGAGTTCTCGCTGTGTCTGCTCTTCGCCAAGCTCGTCAGCTACACGTTCCTCTACTGGCTGCCGCTCTACATCTCCAACGTCG CGCATTTCGAGGCCAAAGAAGCCGGAGACATGTCTACGCTTTTTGACGTGGGAGGAATTGTGG GCGGCATCATGGCGGGCCTCGTGTCCGACTACACCGGCGGGCGAGCCACCACGTGTTGCGTCATGCTGCTCGTCGCCGCACCCATG CTTTTCCTCTACAACCACATCGGACAACGAAGCCTCGGCACCACGATTG GCATGCTCTTGCTTTGCGGGGCCTTGGTCAACGGGCCGTACGCCCTCATCACCACTGCCGTATCTGCCGACCTG ggCACACACGAGAGCCTGAGAGGCAACTCCAGGGCATTGTCCACGGTGACGGCCATCATCGACGGAACGGGATCAGTGG GGGCGGCGCTGGGCCCTCTTTTGGCCGGGCTCATTTCGCCGTCGGGCTGGAACAACGTCTTCTACATGCTCATCTCCGCCGATGTGCTGGCTTGTTTG TTTCTGGCCAGGCTCGTTTACAAGGAAGCTCAAGGTTGGTGCGGACGCATCCCGAGAATCAGAGG GTACAAGGAAACTTAA
- the psmg1 gene encoding proteasome assembly chaperone 1, whose protein sequence is MATFFGEVVSVFSRAVEEDDEEELDEDEEDAQIRRELEEKRQVHLNWSPAVCDALKTGDKLTCSHFILAVGHNASRFLSVYVLASEKWDAVGRASVWNERSQPGSGEQSCVFYRHRDEPSVLICQLTCYVAEDQQFQWAEKVLDCLQHRELHVTVLSDSSVADYKSAEYLGGNSAPFLRSLHTTTFNGPPVCPALEQPNILTGLPAAVLNHCQVHRIPAVVYQCFTDVIGTDSVTMETYKPALVNLGPSIKLDHCPSSDALRKIVRTRDPQSNLYI, encoded by the exons ATGGCCACGTTTTTCGGCGAGGTTGTGTCCGTTTTCTCTCGGGCTGTGGAGGAAGACGACGAAGAGGAGCTCGACGAGGACGAAGAAGACGCCCAAATCCGCAGAGAACTCGAGGAAAAGAG GCAGGTTCACCTCAATTGGAGTCCCGCAGTGTGTGATGCCCTGAAGACCGGAGACAAGCTGACCTGCTCTCATTTCATCCTTGCTGTGGGACACAACGCTTCCA GGTTTTTGTCGGTGTACGTTCTCGCCTCGGAAAAGTGGGACGCGGTGGGACGTGCTTCCGTGTGGAATGAGAGGAGCCAGCCAGGAAGCGGTGAGCAGTCGTGCGTCTTCTATCGACACAGGGACGAGCCGTCG GTTCTAATCTGCCAATTGACGTGCTACGTTGCTGAAGATCAGCAGTTCCAGTGGGCAGAAAAG GTGTTGGACTGCCTGCAGCACAGAGAATTGCACGTGACAGTGCTGTCGGACAGCTCCGTGGCAGACTACAAGAGTGCCGAGTAcctcggcggcaactcggctCCCTTTCTGCGCTCCCTCCACACGACCACCTTCAACGGGCCGCCCGTGTGCCCGGCCTTAGAGCAGCCTAACATTCTCACTGGACTGCCAGCTGCAG TGTTGAACCACTGCCAAGTCCACCGCATCCCCGCCGTCGTCTACCAGTGCTTCACTGATGTCATCGGCACCGACTCGGTCACCATGGAAACCTACAAACCGGCGCTTGTCAACCTTGGACCGTCCATAAAG TTGGATCATTGTCCAAGCTCAGATGCCCTCCGAAAGATTGTCAGAACCAGAGACCCTCAGAGTAATCTTTACATCTGA
- the nhp2 gene encoding H/ACA ribonucleoprotein complex subunit 2-like protein: MTKVKKEKVANDEEVPEAGGHEKSEKTYQELVANVNAISQPLATRKLSKKLYKCVKKASKLKNIRRGVKEVQKFIGKGEKGIVLLAGDTLPIDVYCHLPIMCEDKNLPYVYIPSKMDLGASACSKRPTCVIMLKPHEDYQEAYNECLEEVTNMPKLL; this comes from the exons ATGACGAAAGTGAAGAAGGAAAAGGTGGCCAATGACGAAGAGGTACCGGAGGCCGGCGGTCACGAAAAATCTGAGAAGACTTACCAAGAGTTGGTCGCCAACGTGAACGCCATCTCGCAGCCGCTTGCCACAAGGAAGCTCAGCAAGAAACTCTACAAATGCGTCAAAAAGG CGTCCAAATTGAAGAATATCCGCAGAGGAGTGAAAGAAGTTCAGAAGTTCATTGGAAAAGGGGAGAAAGG CATCGTGTTGTTAGCCGGCGACACGCTGCCCATCGACGTCTACTGCCACCTGCCGATCATGTGCGAAGACAAAAACCTGCCGTATGTCTACATCCCTTCCAAAATG GACTTGGGCGCGTCCGCCTGCTCCAAGAGGCCCACCTGCGTGATCATGCTCAAACCTCACGAAGATTATCAGGAGGCGTACAACGAGTGTCTGGAAGAGGTGACCAACATGCCCAAGCTGTTATGA
- the ccdc15 gene encoding coiled-coil domain-containing protein 15 isoform X3, whose protein sequence is MLANRATMAKKTRKIAVNKRGKEYVFSKMLAERNQPIVAVGAWVEDGQEFEEHPCDLASYTDELQAEKQRENEETLRRFQAQVRHRVAVIGKRKRQEAHSLASVNMGIPKHVPGKANINEVRDSTRQVRLKLAACQTSQSTDETSESSTDSSKISLARHMTECGDLREEEEEDFEDDDEEEDEYRSHLRRPTSACEWDAAMSDSRISKILWTLQDQEELRRQRQLQFLMHRRHYMNVERQRVKENNQHRKHLKKTARIKADKEKARLEEERQLERTRHLTHVRQHLEEREMLILERLKLEDVERAAYREKRKRETKKGIVTTRYIDALRSQVRDRMADKKLDLPPLCCCASSFWDSHPDTCANNCVFHNNPKEYAQALHAAVSSLDLK, encoded by the exons ATGCTCGCTAACCGGGCGACAATGGCGAAAAAGACTCGGAAGATCGCTGTCAACAAGCGGGGGAAAGAATACGTATTCAGCAAGATGTTGGCCGAGCGGAACCAGCCGATCGTGGCCGTGGGAGCCTGGGTGGAGGATGGCCAAGAGTTTGAAGAGCATCCGTGT GACTTGGCTTCTTACACTGACGAGCTCCAGGCGGAGAAGCAGAGGGAGAATGAAGAAACCCTGCGAAGATTTCAAGCGCAAGTGCGCCATCGTGTGGCGGTAATCGGCAAGAGGAAGCGACAGGAAGCACATTCACTG GCTTCTGTTAACATGGGAATCCCAAAACATGTGCCAGGAAAGGCAAACATAAATGAG GTCCGTGACAGTACGAGACAGGTCCGACTCAAACTGGCAGCATGCCAGACCAGCCAGTCCACCGACGAGAcgtcagagtcttccacagaCAGCTCCAAGATCTCGCTCGCCAGACAT ATGACTGAATGTGGCGAcctgagggaggaggaggaggaggattttgaagatgatgatgaagaggaagatgaaTACAGAAGCCACCTTAGACGCCCA ACAAGTGCATGCGAGTGGGACGCGGCGATGTCTGACTCGAGAATCTCGAAGATCCTTTGGACTTTACAGGACCAGGAGGAGTTGAGAAGACAG CGCCAGTTGCAGTTCCTGATGCACCGCCGCCACTACATGAACGTCGAGCGGCAGCGcgtcaaagaaaacaaccaGCACCGGAAGCACCTGAAGAAGACAGCGAG GATCAAAGCGGACAAGGAAAAGGCTCGCCTGGAAGAGGAGCGGCAGCTGGAGCGTACCCGGCACCTCACGCATGTCCGGCAGCACCTAGAGGAGCGAGAGATGCTCATCCTGGAGCGCCTCAAGCTGGAGGACGTAGAGAGAGCGGCCTATCGTGAGaagaggaaacgggaaaccaAGAAAGGGATAGTGACCACCAG GTACATCGATGCTCTGAGATCCCAAGTGCGGGACCGAATGGCTGACAAGAAGTTGGACCTGCCACCACTGTGCTGCTGTGCGTCCTCTTTCTGGGACTCGCACCCCGACACTTGCGCCAACAACTGCGTCTTCCACAACAATCCCAAAG AGTACGCGCAGGCACTACATGCAGCTGTGTCCAGTTTGgatttaaagtaa